The window CGGCGGAGCCGTCTTTGTCGATGGCGATCCTGCCGGCATACTCAAGCCTCGTCGGGATGCCCATCTTCTGAAGGATGCCGTCCAGGGTAACGCTGCAGGCGGTCATGATCCCTGTATATCCCTCAGGTACGCGAGGGTCGGAGTCGACGATGCGGTAAGCGTTCAGGAATCCATAGCCGGCTTTTGCCACCTCGTCGAAGGCGGCCGTGACCCCTTCAAGGTCTTCCTCGCGCACAAAGGAGAGGTTGTAGGCGATGCTCCCCGCACCGGTCTCGAGATCGAAGGTGCTCTGAAAGGCGAGTTGTTCGAGTCTTGATATGATAAAGCCGATCTGCTCGTCGACGAGCGCGCTCTCACTCTCGGCCACGCCGGCATCGGTGAGGAGGCGGCCACGATTCCCGACTTTCCTGGTGAATCCCATCTCATCGAGATACTGGAGGTAGTACTGGACGGCGCGGTCGCTCAAGACGAAACCCCGTTCGGCCATCTTCTCGCTCAATCTCTTGGCGCCCAGTGGTTCGTGCGATTCCGCAAGGATTCGCAGGATTTCAAGGTATTTCCTTTCTGAACGTATCGACGAACTCATCGTGAATGCACCGCGCCCTGGCTGTCCTGATATCGGCCCTCGTATAGCCGATCGCCGTTCAATACTTCCTGGAGAATCATCTGCACGACCCGGTCACCCTCCGCAAGGCGGATCTCCTCAGCACCGGCATTCGTCAGGCAGAGCGTCAACTGGCCGCGGAATCCCGGGTCTACAAACCCCCCACCGAGGAGGACGCCCCGGCGGGCAAGCGACGAACGGCACCGGAGGGTTGCTGCGAGGTCTTTTGGGAGTTCCACCCGCTCGATCGAGGGGACGAGGGTGCATCTTCCGCGCGGGAGTATGGTCTCCTCGGCTACCCGGAGGTCGTAGGAGGCGGGCTGCAGAGACGCACTATGGTATGGATCGATGATAAGGTCACCGGCTTTGAGCCGGCGAAGGATTTCGCTGGACGAGAGGATCATCGTACAATGTACTGGTATAAAAACGCTTAATAACTTATGATAGAAATCAAAGAGGGGACCCATAGGGTAGAGGATATCCTCTTGGGCTTCGAACCCAAGGACGCGGGTTCGATTCCCGCTGGGTCCGTCGTTTTTCTTCGGGCGCACAAGGTGTGCATCCCGGATGCTGTGCACCATCTCCGGGAGTCTTTGGTCGTGCAGGAGCTCCGGGCGGGATACCCCCAAAACCTGGCCCTGATTGCTGCAAGTATGGGTAAATCCGCCCCTCAAAAAAGGAGTGGGGAATTTTCATTGGATCTGGATGTACGCGCTCCGGTTTGTCCCAACAACCACTTCCTGGTCCAGCCAGGCCGAGGAATCCCCTGTATCCGGCGCATAGCCGGTAACCCTGATGATGTACTTGCCGGCAGGAAGACCGCGCACGTCCAGCGTGGATGTATCGTGCGTTGTCGTGTTCGTAGCGTGGCGCGTGTCGAACTTCACCCAGGAGTAGCCGTTATTGTTGGAGTAGAAGAGATCCTCCGTCACGGTATAGAGACCGGTATAATTGAGATCCCAGGCGACCGGGAGGAATTCGGTGACCGGCTCCACTCCGGTGAATCGAAGGTTGCTGATCTCAAGGCTCCGGAAGTCCAATCCCGTGTTGTTCAGCGGATAGGCCGTGATGAAGGTGTCAGGGAGCGCCAATGTATCGGTGCCGTTGTTGAACGTGATCGTCGAGCCCGGGCCAAAGATATTGATGTTACCTTCCTTCAACACCTTGAGGCGGAACGTCGTCTCCCAGGTCTGACCGAGCCGCATGGTGCCGATATCGAAATGGAGGTTGTGGTCATCGTTCCAATCGTCGGTCTGGTCGATGGTGTGCTTTGGTGTTACCACACGGCGCCCAGTCTCATTATCCACCCAGCTCTCGACGGTCGTCGAGACCCCGGTCTCGTGGACGTAATCGAAGACGTCGGCTCCGGATTCGAATCTCTCGTTCACCTCGACGTTCTCAAAGGCGATGTCAAGTTTGGTGTCGACACCGGCCTCGGTCCGAAGCTCGCCGGCGATCTCGGTGTAAACCCTCCGGAGGTCGTCCTCGTTGCCGGCCCAGACATATCTCCCACCAGTTGCGCTAGACAGGATGCTGAGATCCCTCTCGACGCGCCAATCCAGGTTCGACGCAAAACCAATGCTGTAGATCTTCACTTTGTTCGTTTCACCGCCACTGTTGGCATACACCGACATGTTCTGGTTGGTGTATTGGCCGTTATCACAGGTCCAGCTATCGGGGCGGATGCGGACCCACTTTTTCTCCTTGGTGTCATACCAGTCTCCCCGGTCCAACTCTCTCAGAACATTCGCATCGCCTTTCGGTCCCGGAAGATCATGGTACCACTCGTACTTCTCGCTTGAGAAACTGTAACTGCTCCCGCTCCACCGATATCCAGACAGAGGCGCCCAGTATGGAGACGAATACCAATCGCTGGTGAGATAGCGATTATTATCCGCGTAACCTATGCCTTTTGCGAGCGGTGAGCCATGGTAATTCCAGTCGCCATCACCCATGAGGATGACTGCTTTGACCGCATCGGGTCTTCCATTCTCCTTAAGGTACTTGATCGCAGTATAATACGCCATCCTCATGTTTGTCGCACCGTCTGGCGACAATTTGTTTATCGCTCTCTTTATCTCATCAGGGTCACTGGTTAACCCCTGGTCCAGCGTGGCACCGAAAGAGAACGAGACCAGAGCCACCCGGTCGCATACAAAGTTCATCTGGTCGACAAAATCACTCGCCGCACTCTTTGCCGCCGCCATCCTTGTCGGGAGTACGTCCGTCCCCCCCATACTCCCCGATCTGTCGATCACCAGCACCACATCAATCGGGTCCGGCTGAAGAGCCCAGCCGTCGCCACGGAGGCGGACCGTGACATCGGTTGTGTTATCCACCGCAACCGTCTCAGGGGAGACGGAGGTCTCCACCGAGAGGTAAGGGTAGTTCTTCCAGGCGAGAACGATATCCCGGGTGACGTTCTCCCATGTTGCCCGGACGACCGCCGTGCCGGTCGCGGTGTCGCTCCAGCCCTCCTCGCTCCGGTCGGTCGTGAACATACCCGGCCGGAAGTCAACGATCGCGGAGCCGTTCCCGTCGGTATAAGCCCATGTCGTCACCAGTTCCGGCTCCCGGGTCTGAACGTATGGTGCACAGTTCACCGATATGATCTCAAACGAGACCCGTTCCCCCCCTACCGGGTTCCCTCTCTCGTCGATCACCTTGGCCCGGAGGTGCGAGACGGAGCCGTCGTTGACGTCTCGGCTCGGCATCGTCTGCGGGCTTGCAGAGAGGAGCATGTTCACCGGCTCGGTGCTGGTAAACTCCACTTCCTGTGATACACTCACACTCGAGTTCGCGGCGGTCGTGGCGGTGATGGTCGCACGACCGATCGAGTCCTCAGGCCCGTAGGTGATCTTCACCTGCCCATCGGAGTTGGAGACAAGAAGCCGGCTCTCTCGCTTGTCCTGCTGCCCGGGCCGCTTCATCGTGGCGTTCACCCAGAGGTCCTGCCCGACTGAGGGGTTCCCATACCTGTCGAACAGAGTGTAGGTGAGCGATATCATCGTCTTTCCGTCAGCCGGGACCGAACCACTGGCAGGGACAACAGCCTGTGTGATGGTGGACGGCACCCCTCCAACACCCGTGATTGGGATGCACAGACCCTCAATCGGCTCCGGCGGCTGGATGAAGATAAGGTTCTCTCCGGCCACGGTATCGACCCGGAACTCCACAATAGCGCATCCGTTCTCATCTACTTCGACGGAGACAGAGTCCTTACCCCCATCAAACACCCCGCCGGTGCCCCCCTCAATCATGCCTGCCGCAAAACGCACCTTCTCGGCTATGTTGCGGTTATCGACCGGGTTCCCGTACTCGTCCTCCAGCCAGACGATGACTCTCGCCTTCTCGCCTGCGATAACATCCTGCGAGCACCACCAATTGGCAATAACACGCGGGACCGCGTGATCTATCGGCTGGTCAACGCTCGCGACCAAGGACCCATCCGGGATCATCGCTGTGATCGCTGCATTCCCACTCTTTGTCCCAGGGGTAAAGAGCGCCGTTGCTCTGCCAGCACCGTCCGTCACCACCCGGGCGGGAGAGATGGTGCCATATGTGCTCTCCACCCTCAGGTCAACGGTAACCCCGGGAAGGGGGGTGTTCTCGGTACTGTTCGAGACCCGCACAGTTATAGTCGCGGGATCTTTGCTCCCCGCCGTCAACCACGGGGTATCAGTAGAAAGTTCAATCGTATCCGGTATCGCCGCTCCTGTCGGGATCACAAAGAAAAGGACCCCTATAATCAGGCACGCATACGTCCAGGTCTTCATACGCCACCGTATGTGCTCTTTGGCGAATGATCGTATATAAAAATTATCAATTGAATAATTGATTAAAATTGGTCTTTTGCATATATGAGCAATAATATTCGCCAAAATCGGATAACATTTAGTTTAACTAAGATCACTGGAAACAAAAACATCACTCACACCCCTCTGGAAGCACAACCTTTCCCACAAGGACACAATTTTCCCAAAAAAAAAGATCGGGAGCCTTACAGGCTGTCTCGGCCGCGAGACCTGCCCGGGCCCTGCCCGACCCGCCTGGCCTGTCTCTGCCGCACGATGAAGATCGCTACGAAGACGATCAAGGCGACAATCCCTATCCCGGCGACGAGCATCCAGATATTGAAGTTTGGCTCCATGACGAGCGGGATGGTGAACTCGGTCGTGCCGAGGGGGATCTCCTGGTTAATCGAGACGTTCTGGTAACCGTCGCGTGCGGCGGCGATGACATGCACCTTGTTCGTGACAAGCTCCGTCCTGAGGCATCCCAGACTGTCGGTCACCCCGGCAACCTGACCATCGATGACGATGACTGCATCGGCAATCACTTTCCGGTCGGGGCCTTCTGCGCGGATGGTCACACTTGCCCGGTCATACGAGAGTTCGGCGATGATATCCTCCGCCTGTCCGGAGATCTGGCGCATCTCGCTCCAGTCCACGTAACCGGGCGCCCTCACCTGGATCTCGTAAGCCCCTGCATGGATATCGGAGAGGGCGAACCTGCCATACTGGTTGGTCTTGCCCTTGAACGTTCCGTTAAGGTAGACCTCCGCGCCCGCGATTGGTTTTGTCGCTTCATCGAAGGCTGTTATCGAGAGCGGGTATGCAGACTTCGAGAGATCTGCCCGGAGCAGCACGGTATCGGCATCGAGATAGCGCTCTTCCTGATAGGGCTGGTAGTCCGGGGCCGTGACCTTAAAGGAGTAGCGCATCTCCCGCTGCAGGTTGAGCGGCAGCCTGCCGGCGCTGTCGGTCGCCCCGGCGCGCTTACCGTCGACGTAGACCTCCGCACCCGCGATGGGGTCCAGGGTCGCGCTGTCCCGGACCTGGATAGCCAGGAGATCGCTCCTGAAGAGCCAGTACTGGACGATCTGGCCGCCGCTCTCCATCTGCACGGTCTTGGTGAGATCGTAGTAGCCGGATGCCCGGATCTCGACGTTGTAGACCGCACCCGCCTTCACCGAGAAGTCGACGCTCCCGTCGCTCCCGGTGGTTCCCGAAGAGGAGGTTCCTTCGCCTTCGATGCGCACCAGGGCACCGCGGATCGGCTCCAGGGTCGCTGAGTCGTAGAGCTCGAACGTGAGGGTCTCGTCTTTGCGCTCCATATCGACGAAGATGCTGGTCTTATCGGCATCAACGTAACCGACCCAGTCCTTGTAGCCCGTCCGGGCCACCTTCAGGCGCAGGTCCTTTTTTCCGGAGTGATAGTATGAGTAAATGCCGTCGGATGCAGTGCTTCCAACATAACTGCCATCGATGTATATAGAAGCATCAACGAGCGCGCTCCCAGTCTTCTCATCGGCCACGTTGATCCGGAGGGTGACCGCCTGCGCCGAGCAGCAGAGAAGGGCGCAGGAGAGGAGAAGTGCTATGATGAGACGACGATCTGCCATGCTGGAGTGTACTGTGGCAAAAAATTTGAGTGCATCGGTTTAGACCCAGCGTTCGGATGGAATCCGCTCAAGGACCATCCCTTCGACGACCACCGGCATCAGGGTTCTACCGACCTCGATTGCACGCTCAAGCCGCCATTCGCGATCCGCGTAGATGGTAAAGATGGGGTCGCCCTTCCGGACCCGGGTTCCCTTCTTTGCGTGGATGAAGAGCCCTGCGCCGTGATCGTTGGGAGACCCTGCAAGGCGGGCGAGCGTGACGAGCGCGCTGTTGTTGAGCTCGATGACGTAGCCGTCCTGCGGTGCCCTCACGTCGAACCGGTACTCGCCGGGGACGATATCCTCGGCCTTCACATCGGGATTGCCGCCCTGGATCTCGATGATCTGGCGCATCTTCTCAAGCGCCTTGCCGCTCCGGAGGATCTCTGCAGCCATCTGATACCCCTGCCCCGGTGCGGCTTTCCCGGCCATCTCAAGCGCGATCCCGGCAAGCGAGAGGCTCTTCTGGATCAGGGAGTTGGGCTCTGTCGCCCCTTCGAGGACGGCGAGCGCCTCATGCACCTCGAGGTTCGGGCCGATGGTGTGGCCGACGAGCGACTCTCCGTAGCTTAATGCGCACTCAACCCGCATACCGAGCCGCTCCCCGAGTTCGATGAACTCACGGGCGAGTTTCCGGCCGTCCTGGGCCGTTGGGATCTTGGTGTTCCGGCCGATGGGGATATCGATGACCACGAGGTCGGCGCCGACCGCGAACTTCTTGGCCATGACGCTCGCGATCATCTGACCCCGAGCGTCGATCTTGAACGGGTACTCGTAGGTGATGATCTTGTCATCGGCCGGAGCGATGTTCGTGGCCCCGCCCCAGACGATCGCGCCGCCGACCTTCTCGGTCATCTGCTGCACCTCTAGCGCTGTAAACGAGACCGGCGCGAGGACTTCCATGAGGTCCGCGGTCCCGCCGGCACCGGTGATGGCCCGGGAGCTGGTCTTCGGGATCATAAGGCCGCTCGCGGCGATGATCGGGACGATCAGGAGTGAGATCTTGTTCCCGGGGACCCCTCCGATGGAGTGCTTGTCGACGACGGGGTGCCGGGTGAACCGGAGGTGTTCCCCGGTCTCGACCATGGCCCTCGTCAGGTGTTCGACCTCATCCATATCGAGGCCGTGGATGTAGGACGCGGTGACGTAGGCGGTGATCTCGCCCGGCGAGAGAGTATCGTTGACGATATCCCTCACGATATCCATGGTCTCGTCCTTCGTGAACCGACCGCCGTCCATCTTCTTCTTGATGTGCAGGAGGGAGCGGGGCCGCTCGGCACTCCGGACCACAACAGGAGTTCCTTCGTCTACGGCGAGCGTGGCGTTCAGCGGCCGGTAAACCCCGATGACGCCGGGCTCGATGAGCGAACCGGTGGTGTCGACGTGGGCCTGGGCGGTCTTTCCCGTCGTTTCGTCGATGATCTGGACGCGGTCGCCGTCGCGGACCCGCATCTCCTGTGCGTCGGTGCAGTGGAGGAGGACCCCCTTGTTTGCGATGTCGAGGAGTTTCACTGTCAGCTTCATACGCGTAACCCTATCCTACCTGAAATTGAGGGTTTGTACTACTTAAGGGCGGCAGGTCTGGGGGCCGGGTTGGGGAATCACAGGACGATAGAGCCAGTCGTCACTCGCAGCGGCACGACCTACCCGGCAGCGAAACGGATATCCTGCAGTGGAACCATTACTGAATGGGGGCATGGTGTGGGAAGACTTCGGGGAATCAAAGGTCACGAGGCAGTGCGGGCCTTTGTGCGGGCAGGCGGCGTGATGCGGCAGGGAAAAGGCGATCATGTCAACATTAAAATGCCATCAGGAGCGATCATAACTCTGCCTTGGTCGAAGGAGTTAAAGATCGGGCTTCTTACGGCGGCAATAAAGAAAGCTGGTTTAACTGAGGAAGAGTTTCTCGCGTTACTTTAAATAGGGTGCTTAAAATGGAGTTTACTGTTGTGATCCAGAAGGCTGAAGAAGGAGGGTTCTGGGCAGAAGTCCCGGCGCTTCCCGGGTGCTACTCCCAGGGAGAGACAGTCGAGGAGACATTGGAGAACATCCGGGAAGCGATCGAAGGGCACGTGGAAGCGTTGCGGCAGGAGGGGCAGGGAGTTCCCCCGGAGGAAGACCTGATCATCGGCAGGGTCCGGGTCTCCGAAG of the Methanoculleus thermophilus genome contains:
- a CDS encoding DUF128 domain-containing protein, producing the protein MSSSIRSERKYLEILRILAESHEPLGAKRLSEKMAERGFVLSDRAVQYYLQYLDEMGFTRKVGNRGRLLTDAGVAESESALVDEQIGFIISRLEQLAFQSTFDLETGAGSIAYNLSFVREEDLEGVTAAFDEVAKAGYGFLNAYRIVDSDPRVPEGYTGIMTACSVTLDGILQKMGIPTRLEYAGRIAIDKDGSAGFLDLIGYRGTSVDPLHLFISAGLTSINRLVTTGSGVGLANIRAVPEAARNRIEAAIGRMEEYGFTFPAGGGVGEYNLPKHPYRLSIVSFSGMNMIGNAIEKGYTVRTEIGAGTIPFERMMDTTSR
- a CDS encoding dCTP deaminase, which gives rise to MILSSSEILRRLKAGDLIIDPYHSASLQPASYDLRVAEETILPRGRCTLVPSIERVELPKDLAATLRCRSSLARRGVLLGGGFVDPGFRGQLTLCLTNAGAEEIRLAEGDRVVQMILQEVLNGDRLYEGRYQDSQGAVHSR
- a CDS encoding Ig-like domain-containing protein; its protein translation is MKTWTYACLIIGVLFFVIPTGAAIPDTIELSTDTPWLTAGSKDPATITVRVSNSTENTPLPGVTVDLRVESTYGTISPARVVTDGAGRATALFTPGTKSGNAAITAMIPDGSLVASVDQPIDHAVPRVIANWWCSQDVIAGEKARVIVWLEDEYGNPVDNRNIAEKVRFAAGMIEGGTGGVFDGGKDSVSVEVDENGCAIVEFRVDTVAGENLIFIQPPEPIEGLCIPITGVGGVPSTITQAVVPASGSVPADGKTMISLTYTLFDRYGNPSVGQDLWVNATMKRPGQQDKRESRLLVSNSDGQVKITYGPEDSIGRATITATTAANSSVSVSQEVEFTSTEPVNMLLSASPQTMPSRDVNDGSVSHLRAKVIDERGNPVGGERVSFEIISVNCAPYVQTREPELVTTWAYTDGNGSAIVDFRPGMFTTDRSEEGWSDTATGTAVVRATWENVTRDIVLAWKNYPYLSVETSVSPETVAVDNTTDVTVRLRGDGWALQPDPIDVVLVIDRSGSMGGTDVLPTRMAAAKSAASDFVDQMNFVCDRVALVSFSFGATLDQGLTSDPDEIKRAINKLSPDGATNMRMAYYTAIKYLKENGRPDAVKAVILMGDGDWNYHGSPLAKGIGYADNNRYLTSDWYSSPYWAPLSGYRWSGSSYSFSSEKYEWYHDLPGPKGDANVLRELDRGDWYDTKEKKWVRIRPDSWTCDNGQYTNQNMSVYANSGGETNKVKIYSIGFASNLDWRVERDLSILSSATGGRYVWAGNEDDLRRVYTEIAGELRTEAGVDTKLDIAFENVEVNERFESGADVFDYVHETGVSTTVESWVDNETGRRVVTPKHTIDQTDDWNDDHNLHFDIGTMRLGQTWETTFRLKVLKEGNINIFGPGSTITFNNGTDTLALPDTFITAYPLNNTGLDFRSLEISNLRFTGVEPVTEFLPVAWDLNYTGLYTVTEDLFYSNNNGYSWVKFDTRHATNTTTHDTSTLDVRGLPAGKYIIRVTGYAPDTGDSSAWLDQEVVVGTNRSAYIQIQ
- a CDS encoding carboxypeptidase regulatory-like domain-containing protein — protein: MADRRLIIALLLSCALLCCSAQAVTLRINVADEKTGSALVDASIYIDGSYVGSTASDGIYSYYHSGKKDLRLKVARTGYKDWVGYVDADKTSIFVDMERKDETLTFELYDSATLEPIRGALVRIEGEGTSSSGTTGSDGSVDFSVKAGAVYNVEIRASGYYDLTKTVQMESGGQIVQYWLFRSDLLAIQVRDSATLDPIAGAEVYVDGKRAGATDSAGRLPLNLQREMRYSFKVTAPDYQPYQEERYLDADTVLLRADLSKSAYPLSITAFDEATKPIAGAEVYLNGTFKGKTNQYGRFALSDIHAGAYEIQVRAPGYVDWSEMRQISGQAEDIIAELSYDRASVTIRAEGPDRKVIADAVIVIDGQVAGVTDSLGCLRTELVTNKVHVIAAARDGYQNVSINQEIPLGTTEFTIPLVMEPNFNIWMLVAGIGIVALIVFVAIFIVRQRQARRVGQGPGRSRGRDSL
- a CDS encoding AMP phosphorylase, whose product is MKLTVKLLDIANKGVLLHCTDAQEMRVRDGDRVQIIDETTGKTAQAHVDTTGSLIEPGVIGVYRPLNATLAVDEGTPVVVRSAERPRSLLHIKKKMDGGRFTKDETMDIVRDIVNDTLSPGEITAYVTASYIHGLDMDEVEHLTRAMVETGEHLRFTRHPVVDKHSIGGVPGNKISLLIVPIIAASGLMIPKTSSRAITGAGGTADLMEVLAPVSFTALEVQQMTEKVGGAIVWGGATNIAPADDKIITYEYPFKIDARGQMIASVMAKKFAVGADLVVIDIPIGRNTKIPTAQDGRKLAREFIELGERLGMRVECALSYGESLVGHTIGPNLEVHEALAVLEGATEPNSLIQKSLSLAGIALEMAGKAAPGQGYQMAAEILRSGKALEKMRQIIEIQGGNPDVKAEDIVPGEYRFDVRAPQDGYVIELNNSALVTLARLAGSPNDHGAGLFIHAKKGTRVRKGDPIFTIYADREWRLERAIEVGRTLMPVVVEGMVLERIPSERWV
- a CDS encoding type II toxin-antitoxin system HicA family toxin; the encoded protein is MYYLRAAGLGAGLGNHRTIEPVVTRSGTTYPAAKRISCSGTITEWGHGVGRLRGIKGHEAVRAFVRAGGVMRQGKGDHVNIKMPSGAIITLPWSKELKIGLLTAAIKKAGLTEEEFLALL
- a CDS encoding type II toxin-antitoxin system HicB family antitoxin, yielding MEFTVVIQKAEEGGFWAEVPALPGCYSQGETVEETLENIREAIEGHVEALRQEGQGVPPEEDLIIGRVRVSEGVA